One Scomber scombrus chromosome 4, fScoSco1.1, whole genome shotgun sequence genomic region harbors:
- the mrps27 gene encoding 28S ribosomal protein S27, mitochondrial produces MASSVLKRCVTAAVKVKSLSPSLSARRWLLSSAYTDTKVWEAREKDPQNLAVLANIMNRTYERNLPVSSLSVSRFIDNISCREEVEQAEYYLYKFRHSPNCWYLRDWTIHSWIRQCLKYGAREKALHTLQNKVQYGIFPDDFTFNLLIDSYIKEGDFKSACTVVEEVMHQEAFDLPSTQILSLYALGSYLATRPQLTVSEERLLGASLLICGLKQDNTVGLSAQLLGNAFLGKVEMLKGIHGVFKGMPLLWTRGYLSQALAVMEKVAAVPGDDVKLSKDTLDYVNNLLQELSSASDSDSSGEESAGEEDKNEDAVDEEDQAEREKLSHYTSRFKELSSQLESQGKVDTASFQALVTTLAQQNLAAAEKPDLEQYESRALAWESEKMQLIQRENEMRERANQEKQERLAAKAAARMG; encoded by the exons ATGGCATCCTCCGTGTTGAAACGATGTGTGACTGCAGCTGTCAAAGTTAAAAGTTTATCTCCGTCTCTTTCAG CTAGAAGATGGCTGCTCTCATCTGCTTATACAGACACCAAAGTGTGGGAGGCAAGAGAGAAAGATCCTCAGAACCTGG CTGTTCTGGCAAACATTATGAACAGGACCTACGAAAGAAACCTTCCAGTtagctctctgtctgtgtcacgG tTCATTGACAACATATCATGTCGAGAGGAAGTCGAGCAAGCAGAGTACTACCTTTACAA GTTTCGTCACAGTCCAAACTGTTGGTACCTGCGAGACTGGACCATTCACAGCTGGATCAGACAGTGTCTAAAATACGGTGCCAGGGAGAAGGCCCTGCACACACTTCAAAACAAG gtcCAGTATGGTATATTCCCAGATGACTTCACCTTCAACCTGCTCATAGACTCTTACATTAAGGAAGGAGATTTTAAAA GTGCGTGCACTGTGGTCGAGGAGGTGATGCATCAGGAGGCCTTCGACCTTCCATCCACACAGATCCTGTCTCTGTATGCTCTGGGCAGTTACCTAGCAACCAGACCACAACTCACC GTGTCGGAGGAGAGGCTGTTAGGTGCGTCACTGCTCATCTGTGGACTCAAGCAAGACAACACTGTCGGACTCAGCGCTCAGCTACTAGGCAATGCTTTCCtag GCAAGGTAGAGATGCTAAAGGGCATACATGGCGTATTCAAAGGGATGCCCCTCCTCTGGACCCGTGGATATCTGAGCCAAGCGCTGGCTGTCATGGAGAAAGTGGCAGCTGTTCCCGGTGATGATGTCAAGCTGTCCAAAGACACA CTGGACTATGTGAATAACTTGCTGCAGGAGCTATCTTCTGCTTCAGATTCGGACTCCTCTGGAGAGGAGTCGGCAGGAGAGGAAGACAAGAACGAGGACGCCGTAGATGAAGAAGACCAGGCAGAGCGGGAAAAGCTATCTCATTATACCAGCAGATTCAAG GAATTGAGCAGCCAGCTGGAGTCTCAGGGTAAAGTGGACACCGCCTCCTTCCAGGCTTTAGTGACCACTCTAGCCCAGCAGAACCTGGCCGCTGCTGAGAAACCCGACTTGGAGCAGTATGAGAGCCGGGCCCTGGCCTGGGAGTCTGAGAAGATGCAGCTGATTCAGAGGGAGAATGAGATGAGGGAAAGGGCCAATCAGGAGAAACAGGAGCGGTTAGCTGCCAAAGCTGCAGCCCGAATGGGTTAG
- the ptger4a gene encoding prostaglandin E receptor 4 (subtype EP4) a: MEILALKKSCSTRLDPHLEDTTMNNQSMTERTMVPTIPSIMFIFGVVGNVIAIVVLCKSRKEQKETTFYTLVCGLAVTDLLGTLLASPVTIAIYVKGSWPGEDPLCQYFGFTMLFFSLAGLSIICAMSVERYIAINHAYFYNDYVDQRLAGLTLLAIYISNAFFCALPSMGFGQVKKQYPKTWCFLEWRSNKTSDAAYTYMYAGFSSLLILATVICNVLVCVALIRMHRRFVRRMSLGTDLGRNVDPRRRGRSFGRLAGAEIQMVILLIGTSAVVLICSIPLVAQVFLNQLYKTPVELRLDKNPDLRSIRFASFNPILDPWIYILLRKAVLLKLIEKIKCLFCKMGARGQQRQSSFNCIDGHQLSSVISNRDSHSLVSHDLRDISSCSQSFLYLPEGSEVYTGSFHKADRLSGSQPSLARHSQASYLSEQGSVEAQSNEGTDVIRVLSALPCPKDPALQVSLSTETVEEKCI; this comes from the exons ATGGAAATACTGGCGTTAAAGAAAAGTTGTTCAACTCGTCTTGACCCGCATCTGGAGGACACAACAATGAATAATCAATCGATGACAGAGAGGACCATGGTCCCAACTATTCCGTCTATTATGTTCATTTTCGGGGTGGTTGGGAATGTAATCGCCATCGTGGTTTTGTGTAAATCTCGAAAGGAACAGAAAGAAACCACGTTTTACACTCTGGTGTGTGGACTGGCTGTCACAGACCTCCTGGGTACACTACTGGCCAGCCCGGTCACCATCGCTATCTACGTGAAAGGATCGTGGCCCGGAGAGGACCCACTTTGCCAGTACTTTGGATTCACCatgcttttcttctctctggCGGGGCTCAGCATCATATGTGCCATGTCGGTAGAGAGATACATCGCTATAAACCATGCCTATTTCTACAATGATTATGTGGACCAAAGACTAGCGGGCTTGACTCTCCTGGCGATCTACATCTCCAACGCGTTTTTCTGCGCGCTGCCGAGCATGGGCTTCGGCCAGGTGAAGAAGCAGTACCCGAAAACTTGGTGCTTTTTAGAGTGGAGGAGCAACAAGACCAGCGATGCCGCCTATACCTACATGTATGCGGGTTTCAGCTCTCTTCTTATTCTCGCCACTGTCATCTGTAACGTCTTGGTGTGCGTGGCTTTGATCCGGATGCACCGGCGCTTCGTGCGTAGGATGTCGCTGGGAACTGATCTCGGGCGAAACGTGGACCCGCGGAGAAGAGGACGCAGCTTTGGGCGTCTGGCCGGTGCGGAGATTCAGATGGTTATTCTACTCATAGGCACCTCAGCAGTGGTGCTTATCTGCTCCATCCCACTTGTT GCACAGGTATTTTTGAACCAGCTTTACAAGACACCAGTGGAGCTGCGGTTGGACAAAAACCCTGATCTAAGATCAATACGCTTCGCCTCCTTCAACCCCATCCTTGACCCCTGGATCTACATCCTGCTCCGTAAAGCGGTTCTCCTCAAACTCATTGAGAAAATCAAATGCCTATTTTGCAAGATGGGAGCAAGGGGGCAACAGAGACAGAGCAGCTTTAACTGCATAGATGGTCATCAACTCTCCTCTGTCATCTCTAACCGAGACTCTCACTCCCTGGTGTCCCATGACCTTCGTGACATCAGCAGCTGCTCCCAGAGCTTCCTTTACCTGCCAGAGGGAAGTGAGGTGTACACTGGAAGCTTTCATAAGGCAGACAGACTCTCTGGTTCACAGCCTTCATTGGCCAGACACTCACAAGCTTCTTATTTATCTGAGCAGGGCAGTGTTGAGGCTCAGAGCAATGAGGGGACAGATGTGATCAGGGTCCTTTCTGCCTTGCCCTGCCCAAAAGACCCGGCACTTCAGGTGTCGTTGAGCACCGAGACAGTGGAGGAAAAATGCATCTGA